A stretch of Solenopsis invicta isolate M01_SB chromosome 9, UNIL_Sinv_3.0, whole genome shotgun sequence DNA encodes these proteins:
- the LOC105204994 gene encoding protein ALP1-like isoform X2, with the protein MDKKKLLLIRRKILLQSILKYINDKRMQNRRRKRRYWIRPTNTRRNEQGAATNLVLEMALYDMEWYHNYMRMSPNTFYELLELITPLITKTSTNFRKPLPPHLRLSLTLRYLSSGDLLSSMAMLYRIGRSTATCIIRETCEAIWTALSPKELFQSSEKGWLEIANEFENRWNFPHCIGAIDGKHVAPEHSGSTYYNYKGQYSVVLMAVASASFRFLMVDIGAQGRHSDGGTFRNSVMGQRFANKEMDLPTASPLHPNIPQPVPYMLVADAAFQLNEYTLRPYPGKRLTDTKEIFNYRLSRARGVVENSFGIMAARWRIFRRQMNTSLETTISIIKASVCLHNFLIPKSEYNPSGYGDYVNSEGNIVPGHWRQHDVANINSIRMAGANAHSQYASNIRDTFALYFQNEGALNWQHNYIAQLEHN; encoded by the exons atggataaaaaaaaattacttttaattagaagaaaaatattattgcaaagtattctaaaatatattaatgataaacgGATGCAAAACAGAAGAAGGAAAAGACGGTACTGGATTCGCCCTACTAATACTAGAAGAAATGAACAAGGAGCAGCAACCAACCTTGTATTAGAAATGGCATTGTATGATATGGAATGGTATCATAATTATATGCGTATGTCACCAAATACGTTTTATGAATTATTGGAATTGATTACTCCATTGATTACAAAGACGTCAACTAATTTTCGAAAACCACTTCCTCCTCATTTGAGATTAAGTTTAACACTTCg TTACTTGTCGTCCGGAGATCTTTTGTCATCTATGGCAATGTTGTATAGAATAGGAAGAAGCACAGCGACATGTATTATTCGTGAAACCTGCGAAGCTATTTGGACTGCATTAAGTCCAAAAGAATTGTTCCAATCATCTGAGAAAGGCTGGTTAGAGATAGCCAATGAATTTGAAAACCGATGGAACTTCCCCCATTGCATAGGTGCCATCGATGGAAAACATGTT GCACCAGAACATTCAGGTTCAACGTACTATAACTACAAGGGCCAGTATAGTGTTGTCTTGATGGCAGTTGCTTCTGCCTCCTTCCGCTTTCTTATGGTCGATATTGGTGCACAAGGTCGGCATAGTGATGGTGGAACTTTTCGGAATTCTGTGATGGGACAACGATTTGCCAATAAGGAAATGGATTTACCAACTGCATCACCACTCCACCCTAACATACCACAGCCTGTACCTTATATGTTAGTAGCAGATGCTGCGTTCCAACTGAACGAATACACTTTACGCCCATATCCAGGCAAACGATTAACTgatacaaaagaaatatttaattatcgacTCAGTAGAGCAAGGGGCGTTGTTGAAAACTCTTTCGGTATTATGGCTGCACGGTGGAGAATTTTCAGAAGGCAAATGAACACTTCGcttgaaacaacaatttcaataattaaagcTTCAGTATGtcttcacaattttttaatcccAAAATCAGAATACAATCCATCAGGATATGGAGACTATGTTAACAGTGAAGGAAATATAGTACCAGGCCACTGGAGACAACATGATGTTGCTAATATTAATAGTATAAGAATGGCAGGAGCAAATGCCCATTCTCAATATGCATCTAATATCAGAGATACATTTGcgttatattttcaaaatgaaGGTGCTTTAAATTGGcaacataattatattgcaCAATTAGAACATAATTAg
- the LOC105204994 gene encoding protein ALP1-like isoform X1: protein MDKKKLLLIRRKILLQSILKYINDKRMQNRRRKRRYWIRPTNTRRNEQGAATNLVLEMALYDMEWYHNYMRMSPNTFYELLELITPLITKTSTNFRKPLPPHLRLSLTLRYLSSGDLLSSMAMLYRIGRSTATCIIRETCEAIWTALSPKELFQSSEKGWLEIANEFENRWNFPHCIGAIDGKHVVIQAPEHSGSTYYNYKGQYSVVLMAVASASFRFLMVDIGAQGRHSDGGTFRNSVMGQRFANKEMDLPTASPLHPNIPQPVPYMLVADAAFQLNEYTLRPYPGKRLTDTKEIFNYRLSRARGVVENSFGIMAARWRIFRRQMNTSLETTISIIKASVCLHNFLIPKSEYNPSGYGDYVNSEGNIVPGHWRQHDVANINSIRMAGANAHSQYASNIRDTFALYFQNEGALNWQHNYIAQLEHN from the exons atggataaaaaaaaattacttttaattagaagaaaaatattattgcaaagtattctaaaatatattaatgataaacgGATGCAAAACAGAAGAAGGAAAAGACGGTACTGGATTCGCCCTACTAATACTAGAAGAAATGAACAAGGAGCAGCAACCAACCTTGTATTAGAAATGGCATTGTATGATATGGAATGGTATCATAATTATATGCGTATGTCACCAAATACGTTTTATGAATTATTGGAATTGATTACTCCATTGATTACAAAGACGTCAACTAATTTTCGAAAACCACTTCCTCCTCATTTGAGATTAAGTTTAACACTTCg TTACTTGTCGTCCGGAGATCTTTTGTCATCTATGGCAATGTTGTATAGAATAGGAAGAAGCACAGCGACATGTATTATTCGTGAAACCTGCGAAGCTATTTGGACTGCATTAAGTCCAAAAGAATTGTTCCAATCATCTGAGAAAGGCTGGTTAGAGATAGCCAATGAATTTGAAAACCGATGGAACTTCCCCCATTGCATAGGTGCCATCGATGGAAAACATGTTGTAATACAA GCACCAGAACATTCAGGTTCAACGTACTATAACTACAAGGGCCAGTATAGTGTTGTCTTGATGGCAGTTGCTTCTGCCTCCTTCCGCTTTCTTATGGTCGATATTGGTGCACAAGGTCGGCATAGTGATGGTGGAACTTTTCGGAATTCTGTGATGGGACAACGATTTGCCAATAAGGAAATGGATTTACCAACTGCATCACCACTCCACCCTAACATACCACAGCCTGTACCTTATATGTTAGTAGCAGATGCTGCGTTCCAACTGAACGAATACACTTTACGCCCATATCCAGGCAAACGATTAACTgatacaaaagaaatatttaattatcgacTCAGTAGAGCAAGGGGCGTTGTTGAAAACTCTTTCGGTATTATGGCTGCACGGTGGAGAATTTTCAGAAGGCAAATGAACACTTCGcttgaaacaacaatttcaataattaaagcTTCAGTATGtcttcacaattttttaatcccAAAATCAGAATACAATCCATCAGGATATGGAGACTATGTTAACAGTGAAGGAAATATAGTACCAGGCCACTGGAGACAACATGATGTTGCTAATATTAATAGTATAAGAATGGCAGGAGCAAATGCCCATTCTCAATATGCATCTAATATCAGAGATACATTTGcgttatattttcaaaatgaaGGTGCTTTAAATTGGcaacataattatattgcaCAATTAGAACATAATTAg
- the LOC105204994 gene encoding protein ALP1-like isoform X3 — MALYDMEWYHNYMRMSPNTFYELLELITPLITKTSTNFRKPLPPHLRLSLTLRYLSSGDLLSSMAMLYRIGRSTATCIIRETCEAIWTALSPKELFQSSEKGWLEIANEFENRWNFPHCIGAIDGKHVVIQAPEHSGSTYYNYKGQYSVVLMAVASASFRFLMVDIGAQGRHSDGGTFRNSVMGQRFANKEMDLPTASPLHPNIPQPVPYMLVADAAFQLNEYTLRPYPGKRLTDTKEIFNYRLSRARGVVENSFGIMAARWRIFRRQMNTSLETTISIIKASVCLHNFLIPKSEYNPSGYGDYVNSEGNIVPGHWRQHDVANINSIRMAGANAHSQYASNIRDTFALYFQNEGALNWQHNYIAQLEHN; from the exons ATGGCATTGTATGATATGGAATGGTATCATAATTATATGCGTATGTCACCAAATACGTTTTATGAATTATTGGAATTGATTACTCCATTGATTACAAAGACGTCAACTAATTTTCGAAAACCACTTCCTCCTCATTTGAGATTAAGTTTAACACTTCg TTACTTGTCGTCCGGAGATCTTTTGTCATCTATGGCAATGTTGTATAGAATAGGAAGAAGCACAGCGACATGTATTATTCGTGAAACCTGCGAAGCTATTTGGACTGCATTAAGTCCAAAAGAATTGTTCCAATCATCTGAGAAAGGCTGGTTAGAGATAGCCAATGAATTTGAAAACCGATGGAACTTCCCCCATTGCATAGGTGCCATCGATGGAAAACATGTTGTAATACAA GCACCAGAACATTCAGGTTCAACGTACTATAACTACAAGGGCCAGTATAGTGTTGTCTTGATGGCAGTTGCTTCTGCCTCCTTCCGCTTTCTTATGGTCGATATTGGTGCACAAGGTCGGCATAGTGATGGTGGAACTTTTCGGAATTCTGTGATGGGACAACGATTTGCCAATAAGGAAATGGATTTACCAACTGCATCACCACTCCACCCTAACATACCACAGCCTGTACCTTATATGTTAGTAGCAGATGCTGCGTTCCAACTGAACGAATACACTTTACGCCCATATCCAGGCAAACGATTAACTgatacaaaagaaatatttaattatcgacTCAGTAGAGCAAGGGGCGTTGTTGAAAACTCTTTCGGTATTATGGCTGCACGGTGGAGAATTTTCAGAAGGCAAATGAACACTTCGcttgaaacaacaatttcaataattaaagcTTCAGTATGtcttcacaattttttaatcccAAAATCAGAATACAATCCATCAGGATATGGAGACTATGTTAACAGTGAAGGAAATATAGTACCAGGCCACTGGAGACAACATGATGTTGCTAATATTAATAGTATAAGAATGGCAGGAGCAAATGCCCATTCTCAATATGCATCTAATATCAGAGATACATTTGcgttatattttcaaaatgaaGGTGCTTTAAATTGGcaacataattatattgcaCAATTAGAACATAATTAg
- the LOC113003458 gene encoding uncharacterized protein LOC113003458, with translation MDNEIEETCEFCFQAIHYGREHICYSDVIDSSQQQDVNEPLTIIQDMESFIETVEQTRILWDHTIPYAKRGAASIKKAWADIDKMFNVVSGTSQIKWWNLRDTYVRKLTEQKKYVASGSAASCRPKKEMWPYFEMMAFLRPCVSFKRTYSNIEASIENRSSCSEKQGHSSSSDNQTTPFKKPIERYSQEFLHDKRYESSHGVQSLKTLSDRAYPLTPSPTGSSTSTSDSSEKPKRARKTKVSTSDQLSPLESNLINQLQITDTALSNLSTSDSLDPVITFTNYLGSRMKQLSKEKFDIFQRRVLMELFKVEDE, from the exons CGAAATTGAG GAGACTTGTGAATTTTGCTTTCAAGCAATCCATTATGGTAGGGAGCATATATGTTATAGTGATGTGATAGATTCATCACAGCAACAAGACGTTAATGAGCCGTTAACGATAATTCAAGATATGgaaagttttattgaaacagtGGAACAGACTCGAATACTATGGGATCATACAATTCCGTACGCAAAGAGAGGAGCAGCCAGTATTAAAAAGGCATGGGCTGATATAGACAAAATGTTTA aCGTAGTATCTGGGACATCACAAATCAAATGGTGGAATTTACGGGATACGTATGTCCGTAAATTAACGGAACAAAAAAAGTATGTCGCAAGTGGCAGCGCTGCTTCATGCAGACCGAAAAAAGAAATGTGGCCTTACTTTGAAATGATGGCATTTCTACGTCCATGTGTGTCTTTTAAACG AACTTACAGTAATATTGAGGCTTCAATTGAAAATAGAAGTTCATGTTCAGAAAAACAGGGTCACTCGTCGTCAAGTGACAACCAAACGACACCGTTTAAGAAGCCAATAGAAAGATATTCTCAGGAATTtcttcatgataaaagatatgaAA gtTCTCACGGAGTACAGTCGTTAAAAACTTTATCCGATCGCGCTTATCCCCTGACTCCGAGTCCTACTGGCTCATCAACTAGTACCAGTGATTCTTCTGAAAAAC CAAAACGAGCACGTAAAACAAAAGTCTCAACAAGTGACCAATTATCACCTTTAGAGTCCAATTTGATAAATCAACTGCAAATAACGGATACGGCTCTTAGCAATTTATCAACATCAGATTCACTAGATCCGGTAATCACATTTACCAATTATTTAGGATCGCGAATGAAACaattatcaaaagaaaaatttgatatttttcaaagaagaGTTTTAATGGAGTTGTTCAAAGTTGAAGACGAATga